In Myxococcales bacterium, the following are encoded in one genomic region:
- a CDS encoding M50 family metallopeptidase, producing MSLAARPARVIAVVVAGLYLVPYAGYLLYPVLVLATVIHELGHALAVVVTGGAVATIALAPDGGAVTVHGGGSPAVIAAAGPLAPAVVGAVLLAASGWPRADRIALMVVAATIAAGAAGWIRGGFALPAALIGAAGLALLAVAPRAVARPATLVVALGVGLAWLARREELFGATAATPHGRLPSDVQALAAAAGGTTSTWAWGLVVGSLAALALGAVVRARGPAARVSSSSAPR from the coding sequence GTGTCGCTAGCCGCGCGCCCAGCCCGGGTGATCGCGGTGGTGGTCGCCGGGCTGTACCTGGTGCCGTACGCCGGCTACCTGCTGTACCCGGTGCTGGTGCTGGCGACGGTGATCCACGAGCTCGGCCACGCGCTGGCGGTCGTGGTCACCGGCGGCGCGGTCGCGACCATCGCGCTGGCGCCCGACGGCGGCGCGGTGACGGTCCACGGCGGGGGCAGCCCGGCGGTGATCGCCGCGGCCGGGCCGCTGGCGCCGGCCGTGGTCGGGGCGGTCCTGCTGGCCGCGTCGGGCTGGCCGCGCGCGGATCGGATCGCGTTGATGGTCGTGGCGGCGACGATCGCTGCGGGCGCGGCCGGCTGGATCCGCGGCGGGTTCGCGCTGCCGGCCGCGCTGATCGGCGCCGCGGGGCTGGCGCTGCTCGCGGTGGCGCCGCGCGCGGTGGCGCGCCCGGCCACGCTGGTCGTCGCGCTCGGCGTCGGCCTGGCCTGGCTGGCGCGCCGCGAGGAGCTGTTCGGCGCGACCGCGGCCACGCCCCACGGCCGCTTGCCGTCGGACGTCCAGGCCCTCGCGGCCGCGGCCGGCGGGACGACCTCGACCTGGGCGTGGGGCCTCGTCGTCGGATCGCTGGCGGCGCTGGCGCTGGGCGCGGTCGTGCGCGCCCGTGGCCCGGCGGCCCGCGTCAGCTCGTCGTCGGCGCCGCGGTGA